Genomic DNA from Deltaproteobacteria bacterium:
AATTCGGCTCCCAACACGAGGTAAAGACCAGCCATGGAGAGCAAGGTAAGAATCAAAAAGAGGGCTGAATAGAGGGGACTCCTCTGAAACACAACGAAAAAGCTGGATATTAGAGTGATTCCGCCGATAACAATAAATAAAAACAGCTCCATCAAGCCTTCTCCTTATTCCGGACACTGTAAAAGATCTTCTTTGTTGAGAAGAAGCTTCTTCTTATCATCCGTGGCCAATTCATACGCATGACTCAGTATTATGGCGTCCTTCGGGCAGCTTTGTGCACAGAAACTGCAGAAGATACAGCGACCGATATCCAATTCAAATGTCGTCGGGTAACGGGTATTGTCTTCCCTTTTCCCGCTTGTAACCTTGATCGCCTGTGCAGGGCATCCCCGGGCGCAGATACCACAGCCGATACATGTTTCCTGTCCGTCTTCTCCTTTAACAAGACAAGGACGTCCGCGCCATCTTTCATACATGACTTTTTTCTCTTCGGGATACTGCAGGGTTATCCGCGGACGGAAGAGGGTCTTGAATGTAAGTGCTAAACCTTTTGCAAGTGGAATTATCATGATCTTTCCTGTACCAATTTTTCGCTTTAAATTTACATGTCTCCAAAAAACTTCATCGTAATCGGAGAAATGAGAATGTTTACCAGTGTTGCAGGCAGTAAAAATTTCCATCCCAACTTCATCAGGAGGTCATAACGAAGACGGGGGTATGTGGCCCGTACCCAGATGAAGAAGAACACCCCAATAAAAGTTTTTACGCTAAAATAAATAACCGGCAGGAAATACATTAATACAGGCACATCCAGGAACGGCCCCTGCCATCCACCGAAGAAGAATGTCACCATCAATGCGCTGGCGGCCAGGATATGTCCATATTCTGCCAGATAGAACAAAGCGAATTTCATGGAGCTGTATTCCGTTTGATAACCCGCAACAATTTCATTTTCACATTCTGTGAAGTCGAAAGGCGTACGACCGGTCTCGGCAAAAATCGCTATCAAAAAAATTACGCAGGCCAGCGGTTGTTTAAAACAGAACCACTTGGGAATGATACCGAACCAACAGCCTTCTTGATACTTCACGATATCCATCAGGCTCATGGAACCGGTGGTCATGATAATGCCTATGACGGCCAGTCCGGCAGCTAATTCATAGCTTATCATCACAGCCGAAGCGCGCACGCCCCCTAAAAAGGAATATTTGTTGTTGGAGCTCCAGCCGGCCATGATGAGGCCGTAAATCCCGATGGAGGAAATCGCAAAAATCACCAGTATTGCCACATTGACATCGGCGATAACCCCGCGATTGGCATTGGCCAGGGTGAAATTATAGACTCGACCTCCTATTTCCATCGTCGCCGGCCAAATCACATCTCCGAAGGGAATCACCGCAAATGTCATGAGGGCTGCAGAGACAAAAACAATGGGGGCCATGATATATACTGCTTTGTTGGCTTCCGAGACCGTTATATCTTCTTTTAAAAACATTTTAATGCCGTCTGCGACCGGCTGCAGAAGCCCCTGCCAACCCACTCGATTGGGACCGTAGCGCTCCTGGA
This window encodes:
- a CDS encoding NADH-quinone oxidoreductase subunit I, producing MIIPLAKGLALTFKTLFRPRITLQYPEEKKVMYERWRGRPCLVKGEDGQETCIGCGICARGCPAQAIKVTSGKREDNTRYPTTFELDIGRCIFCSFCAQSCPKDAIILSHAYELATDDKKKLLLNKEDLLQCPE
- the nuoH gene encoding NADH-quinone oxidoreductase subunit NuoH — encoded protein: MPEMNMDLVASVILMLIKIGVFFAIFMLILAYITLVERRFLGFFQERYGPNRVGWQGLLQPVADGIKMFLKEDITVSEANKAVYIMAPIVFVSAALMTFAVIPFGDVIWPATMEIGGRVYNFTLANANRGVIADVNVAILVIFAISSIGIYGLIMAGWSSNNKYSFLGGVRASAVMISYELAAGLAVIGIIMTTGSMSLMDIVKYQEGCWFGIIPKWFCFKQPLACVIFLIAIFAETGRTPFDFTECENEIVAGYQTEYSSMKFALFYLAEYGHILAASALMVTFFFGGWQGPFLDVPVLMYFLPVIYFSVKTFIGVFFFIWVRATYPRLRYDLLMKLGWKFLLPATLVNILISPITMKFFGDM